The genomic region TGAACCTAGGCTATCGTTTTTCTGAAAAATTCTCTTTTAAAGTTTTGGGGTATTACGATAAGTTTAGAGCGGCTTTTGATGATGGAGGCGCTTTACAAGATGACGACAGCTATTCTGAAAGTGAACAATTTCGTGTTGCCATCGCTCCAGAGTATACCTATTCCAACGGAAGCCTTACTTTAAATACGGCATACAATACAATAGATAGGGATATTTATTCTGCATTTCCCAATTCCTATGAAGCCAATAGTACGGTAGTGGATTTATTTAATAAGTACAACTTTGGGGATCAGTTTTACACGATTCTGGGGCTTAATTATATTAAAAACAAAGCAACTTTGGGCGCAGAGACCGATTTTAGTATTACCGATCCTTATGCAAATGTGGTTTGGGTTTCTAATTTTGGCTTGAATATGAACGCTGGTGCGCGTTGGAACAACCATAGCGAATATGGGAGTCACTTTACCTACAATTTAAATCCGTCTTACAGTATAAAATTTGATCATGATTATTTAAAAATCCTAGGTTCTTACAGTACTTCCTATATTGCGCCTTCTTTATCTCAGTTATTCGGCGCTTTTGGTGCCAATCCAGACCTGCAACCGGAGGAAGACCTTACCATAGAAGGAGGAATGGAATACAACAGTAATCTTTTTAGGTTGAGTGCTTTATATTTTAATAGAAATGAAGAGAATTTTATAAGTTACACCATCATCGATCCAGATACATTTGAAGGCCTGTACACGAATGTTGAAAACGATTTTACAGTAAATGGGGTAGAAGTAGAGGCCACTTTAAAGGCGATAGAATCCTTAGCGCTAGATGTAAACTATACTTTTACCGAAAATCGGGATAAAGTTGCTTTACGCATCCCAAAACACAAAGTAAACGCCACTGTGAATTATCAACTCTTTGAGAAAACCAATTTTGGGTTTGCTTATCAATATACAGGAAAGAGACTTGATACTGATTTTAGCACATTTGAGAACCTAGAATTGGATGCCTTTTCATTACTTAATTTTAATGTGAATCACCGTTTTTCTAAAAAGTTTGTGATGTTTTTTAATCTGGATAATATTTTTAATGAGGACTATTTTGAAGTAATTGGTTATACCACTCGGGGAAGGAATATAAAAATAGGCTTTAGATTGGGTTTATAGATAAAAAGAGAAGGGTATAAGTTTTAAACTTACACCCCTTTATTTGTTAGTTGATTGAAAAAAGCCCCGAATTTCGGGGCTTTTAAATTTTTTGGACATGATTTATTTTAAAGACGGTAAATCTATATACATGTTATTTTTTAATGGAGTTGCTACTTCAGAGCCATAAAATGCATTTATAGGATATACAACTTCTTTATTAGAAGATTTAGCACCTGTTCCAGTAATTGCTTGAATTGTTCTGGCTAAAAGTGGCTCGTCTTCACTTCCAAGGACACCTAAATTTTCTAAATCTTCACTTATTTCTATTTCAGGAACAAGACCTTGGGTGTAATCTGAAAAGCCGTCGGCATTTTCGTTTCTAGATATGATCGGTTGGATGGCCCATTTGTGATTTCTATTTAAGCCACTGTCATCAAACCTAAAAGAAGGAGAGTCATACAAAGTCACAGATGCTTCGTTTTTACCTGTAGTTGTAGCTCCAACTTGAATTACGCTAATATAAGGATCTAATCCATTGATTATAAGTTCACTGGCTGAAGCAGTTCTTCCAGTTGTAATTACATAAAGAGTAGTAAGATT from Galbibacter sp. BG1 harbors:
- a CDS encoding TonB-dependent receptor plug domain-containing protein; the encoded protein is MNKRIISLCAAGILCSVAIAQEKNQRDQDVEQLEEVVVTDSRFELKRENSGKTVISISQEELQRNQGRSVAEVINTKSGIEINGSRSNAGQNLGYYVRGGNNRQVLIMIDGIQVSDPSQTAADFDMRLLDLNQIQSIEIVKGAASTLYGNNAATAVININTKGASDKKIAANFESSIGSNQSSEDSDYNLTDFSNRASVNGTLGKFSYLAGFGNQYTDGLSAVIGEEKDPFNRINSNVNLGYRFSEKFSFKVLGYYDKFRAAFDDGGALQDDDSYSESEQFRVAIAPEYTYSNGSLTLNTAYNTIDRDIYSAFPNSYEANSTVVDLFNKYNFGDQFYTILGLNYIKNKATLGAETDFSITDPYANVVWVSNFGLNMNAGARWNNHSEYGSHFTYNLNPSYSIKFDHDYLKILGSYSTSYIAPSLSQLFGAFGANPDLQPEEDLTIEGGMEYNSNLFRLSALYFNRNEENFISYTIIDPDTFEGLYTNVENDFTVNGVEVEATLKAIESLALDVNYTFTENRDKVALRIPKHKVNATVNYQLFEKTNFGFAYQYTGKRLDTDFSTFENLELDAFSLLNFNVNHRFSKKFVMFFNLDNIFNEDYFEVIGYTTRGRNIKIGFRLGL